CAGCATGGGGCGCGCCCGCTTGCTGCCACTGCCCAGGCACAGGTGACGCGCGGCTTCCATCAGCGTGTCGCCCATGACCCCCGGTCCCGCGTCCCCATCCACCAGCACGGCGCCCAGTTTCTGCTCCACGATTCCGAGAAAATCAGACAGCTTGCCAGCCGTATCCATGGGGCGACATCTCCTCGGGCACTTCATATAGTTCAAGACTGTGTGAACTGCACCCGAATCCGTGGTTTTTACCTGCTTTGGCAGGGGGGCTGGTCGGGAGAAAACGGCGGGTTGGTTACCCGGCTGGCGGACAACCCCCCTCCCCCGGGCCGGGTTGAGTCCTCGCGGAGCCCATGAGACAGAAGAAAGGGTTCCTCTCTTCCGCCCCCTGAGCCGCGTGCTTTCCGTCGCCTTCCGCCGTCACGTTCTGCGCAGCTTCGCCGCGCTGGCCTCCGCCGTTCCGCTGTTCCGCCCGGGCAGCTCCTTGCCGGGCTCTTCCGCCCCGTTGCTCGGAGCCCCGCCTCCAGAGGCGCACGCGGTCTCCGCCCCTCCCCGCAGGGTGCTTCGCCAGACCCTGAAGGCCTCGGTGGCCGAAGGCATGGTCACGGAGGTGTTCACCGCGTGCGCGGGCGCCACGGCGCTCACCGCCTGGGCCATCGCGCTGAAGCTGGGGCCGTTCCTCGTCGGGGTGATGACGGCACTTCCCTTCTTCGCCCAGTTCATCCAGTTCCCCGCAGCGTGGCTCACCTCCACCTTCGGCCATCGACGGGTGGCGCTCACCGCCGTGTTCATGTCTCGCGTGGTGATGTTGCCCCTGTGCGCGGTGCCCTGGTTGCCGCTGGAACTGGCGGGGCAGCAACGGCTGCTCATCGGGATTGCCGCCGCCTCGACCGTTCTGGGCGTGGTGGGCAACAACGCCTGGGTGGCGTGGATGGGGGAGCTCGTTCCCAGCAGCATCCGAGGCCGCTACTTCGGCCAGCGCACCGCGCTGTGCACCCTCTCCGGAACGCTGGCCTCGCTCACCGCGGGCTTGCTGCTGGATCGCCTGCGCGGCGCGGAAGGACCCGGCATCGCGCTCCCCCTGCTCGCGGGGTTTGCGTGCATCGTGGGGTTCATCACCACCTACATCATGTCCCGCCAGCATGATCCTTCCCCGGGAGGCACCCCCTTCCGGCTGGACCTCCGGGCCACGCTGATGCCCTGGAAGGATGCGCGGGCTCGCCGCGTGCTCCTCTATCAGGTGACTTGGAACGCGGCGGTCGGGCTGGCGGCGCCCTACTTCGCATTCCACATGATCCAGAACCTCCAGATGACCTTCGTCATCATGGCGCTGCACGCCGCGGCGGTGGCGGGAGTGCGCGTGTTGACGGCCCCGCTGTGGGGAAAGCTCATCGACCGGGTGGGGGCGCAGCCGGTGGTGATGGCCTGCTCCCTGGGCATCTCCGCCATTCCCCTGCTGTGGCTGTTTCCCGCGGCGGGCACCCTGTGGCCGCTGGCCTTCGACGCCTTGCTGGCGGGAGGCCTCTGGAGCGGCCATGGATTGGCGGTGTTCGCCCTTCCGCTGGCGGTAGCGCCCCGGAAGGGGCGGCCTTTCTATCTGGCGGCCTTCGCCACCACGGGAGGCCTGGCTTACGCGGCGGCCTCCACGATGGGAGGCGCCCTGGCCAGTGCCTTGCCCACCACCTTCACGCTGGGGAGCCACGCCTGGGTAAACTTCCATGTCCTCTTCGTGCTCTCGGCACTGGCCCGGTTTGGCGCGGTCTTCTTCGCGGCACGCATCATCGAACCAGATGCACGGTCCGTGAACTCGCTGGGAGCCCTCTTTGGGATGCTGAAGCTCCGCCCTCGGACGCTCCCGTCCCTGTCTGGAAGGCTGTGAACCTGCCTGCCAGGCAAGCAGTGCACTTGCCAGGCCCCAGCCCCAGATTGGACCTCAGGGACGTCTCACCTTCGAGCGCGTCCGCCTGAGAGGGGGTGGCGTGCTTCGGATGCGAGCCTTTCGTCTCTCCCATGGGTGGGATTGCTTCGTCACGTCGGACCCAGACCTCAGCCGGCTGAAGATGGGACTGCGCGCCCTGCTGGGGATGGGACTGACCCTGGGGGCGCTCACCGTGCTGGGCCCACTCGTCCATCAACCCACTTCCCTGGGGATGGTGGGAATGATGGTGGGGATGATGACGTCGGTCTCCGTGCAGGATCCCCTCCCCCGGCAGGAACGGATCACCCTGCTGTGCGTGCCGGGAATCGCGGCGGCGGCCGTGTGCCTGGGAGCGATCTCCGCATCGAACCTGGTGGTGAGCTCCCTCCTCTTTCTGGGGGTGACCTTTCTGGCCGTCTCGGCCCGCCGCTTTGGACCGCGTGGGACGGCGCTCGGAACGATCGCCTTCATGACCTTCTTCTTCGCCCTCTTCGTGCATGCCAGCGCGGCACAGCTCCCCTGGATGCTCGCCAGCGTCGGCGTCGGCAGCGCGGTGGCTTACGGCATTCGCACCTGGCTCGTTCCTGAACGGTCCCTCGCCTCGCTTCGCCGGACGCTCCATGTCTACCGGCGCAGCATCAGCCTCTTGCTGGCCGAGCTCGCTCAGGTGCTCGCGTCACCCGAAGGACGCCGCCGGGAAAAGCGGATCCGCCGGGCATTCCGCCGCGTGAACGAAGGGGCCATGGAGGTCGAGCAACACCTCGAACGCGTGCCCCCAGAGCACCTCGCTCCAGGCCTCTCGAAGGAAGAGATTCGCGAGCACCTGCTTGCATTGGAACTCGCCGCGGAACGGCTCGCCTCCACGGTGTACCAGGGGCTCTCCCAGAATGGACTGACGCCCTCGGAGCGCCAGACGCTTCAAGCCCACGTGGTGCGCCTTGGGCGCGAGAGCCGCGGCCTTCACAGCCCTCCTCAGGGAAGCCCCCTCCCCTCCGTTGCCCACCAGGACCCATCCACCACCGCGGTGAAGATCGAAGGCGCCCTGAACAAGCTCCGCGAGGTGATGGCCCGCCCCTTCATGCAGCATTCCGGGACACCGCGTTCACTCGCCACCGATGTCGCGGTGCCCTCACAGGAGGAGGCAGCGCCAGAACCCAAGAGGCTTCATGCCTCCACCCGCCAGGCCATCCAAGCAACCGTCGCGGGAGGGCTCGCCATGGTGGCGGGCCACGCCCTGTCGAGCACCCGGTGGTACTGGGCGGTGGTGGCCTCCTTCGTGGTCTTCAATCGCGCCTCGACCCGGGGGGACATCCTCCTGCGGGCCTGGCACCGGGCCCTCGGGACCGTGGTGGGGGTGATGGCCGGGCTGATTCTCGCCACCGTGGTGAGTGGTCACCGGGACATCGAGATTGCGCTGCTCTTCGTCTGTGCCTTCCTCGGCTTCTACTTGCTGCGCGTCTCATATGCGTGGATGGTCTTCTGGTTCACCACGCTCCTGGTGGTGCTCTACAGCCTGACCGGGCGTTACTCACCGGACCTGCTGTACCTGCGGCTTTGGGAGACGCTGGCCGGGGCTGGCATCGGGGCCTTGGTGGCCGTCGTGCTCCTCCCCTCGCGCACCCGGGTCCGGGTCTGGCAGACCTCCGCGGACGTCCTGCGCAGCGTCGCCTCATCGCTCGATGGGGTGGCGGCCCCTCCCAGCCCCACGAACAGCCGGCTCATCGTGGAGCGTGTGAGGAAGATCGACACGCAACTGCGAGAGGTTCGCGAGTCCGCGCGCCCCCTCATCGACCGGATGTTCTTCGTGGGACAGGACACACGCCGCCTCGTGCATGCGCTCGCTTCGATTGCCTTCTTCGTCCGGCACCTGGAACCACTCGGCGCATCCTCTCCCGCGGAAGAAGATGCACTTCGCTCGACAGCGGCCGACCTCGCGGAGAAAGCACGCCTGCTCGCATCGATGCTGGAAGAAGGAGATTCTGCGCTCTCCCCTGAACCAGGCGGCGCACCGCTGCGAAGACTCGAGGACAAGCCTCCCGCTCACAGCGGCCACGCCAGGATCCAGCCGCCCTTGAGTCTCTGGCTGGAGCGCATCGATGCCGCGCTGATGGAACTCCACGACCTGGTGCGGGGGCTCCACGGCCAGCGCGGGAGCCCCACCGCTCAAGCCACCTCGCTGCCATCGCGCTGACCTGCTTGACGGTCAGTACCGGTATCCGAGTTCCTTCTTCACGCCGTCGACGGCCGCGGTGAACTCCTCCACCGAAAGCGGCGCATCCTTCGGCCCGCGCAGCCGCATGGTGTCCCGCACCCGGTGCGCGACGGCCAGCTTGACGGCGCTGAACTGCGCGATGTCGAGCGGTTCCTCCGAGCCGGACTCATCCCGGAGTTCCGGTGGACGCCGATGCCGGGTCCACGACTCATACGCCCGGGCAATCCCAAGCAAGGTTGCCTCGTCCCACTGCCGTCCCAGGAACGAAAGGCCCACGGGCAACTGCGCCCCCGTGCCGGGATTGAGGAAGGTCCCCGCCGGTACCGTGAGCTGCGGGGCTTGTGTCACGGTCGACAGCGTGCTGTGCGGTGGGAGGGAGAGGAACACCAGCGCATCGAGCCCTTGCTGATCCATCTCACGGGCCAGGGCCTGCTGGTTTTCACGAATGATGCGGCGGTACCACGAGGCAAAGACATCCGGCAGGCGCACGTTGGGCCAGAGTGCCGCGACCGGGGCTCGGCCGATGTCGCGAAGGGCGCCCGGTGCGAGCAGGCCCAGCTTGAACAGCTCACGCATGGAGTTAGGCGGGGCGCTGCGCGCCTTCAGATGCAGCACCATCGCGTTGTGATAGGCGATCGGTGAGAGCCGAAGCATGCGCACCCCCTTCAGGTGGACGCCCGGAACGACCGTCGCCCCCAGGGCCTCGAGATCGCGAAGGGCTTGCTCGAAGGGAGCGCGCATGCCTTCCGGGACCTTGAAGTCCTCGTTGCCAGCGCGCACGAGCACCCCGACCTTCCTTCCCGGAACGCGGCCGGAAACGCTCTCGCGTCCAGAACCCGGCACGGCCATGACCTCCAGCACCCGGCCCAGATCCTCGATCGTCCGGGTGATGGGCCCAGGGGACGTGTCCACGGTCGCGAGGACGACGCCCTCACGGGGAACCAGGCCCACACTGGGCCGAAGCCCCACGGCCCCGTTGAGGGCCGCCGGCATGATGATGGAACAACAATCATCGACGCCAACGGCCACCATGCCAAAGTTCGCCGAGATGGCGATGGCCGGGCCATTGCTCGACCCTCCTGGGTCTTCCCGCGTGTCATACACATTGCCGGCCCGCCCAAACCGGCTGCCCCAACCGTCGGTCCCCATCCCCAACCCTGTCATGGCCGTGGTGCCCATGATCACGGCCCCAGCGCGGCGCAGGCTCGACACGAGGGCCGCGTCCTCGTGTGCCACGGCGTCCGCGAAGTCGAGCAACCCCGCGGAGGACGCAAGACCGGCGACCGCGATGTTGTCCTTGACCCAGACGGGGATGCCTTGCAGCGGCTTCGAGACGCCGCCAGCCGCCATCTCCCGGTCGCAGCTCGCGGCCCGCTCGCGGACGTCCGGGGCGATCGAGACGATGCTATTGAGCGGCGGCCGCCCGTCCGTGCGCAGATCGAGCCGTTTGACGCGGTGGAGGTAGAACTCGACCAAGCGCGAGCAGGTGAGAGCACCCGTGCGGTACCCCTCGTGAACGCTTTCAATGGTCGCCTCGTCGAATCCCTGCGCGTTCATGTCTGTTCCTTTCCTGGGTTACCCACCGGCTTGCGGCACCACAGCCAGTGCCGCGGAGGGCTCCGGAATGACATCAGGCAGTTCCTCCTCCACCCGCCGAAGCGAAGGGATGAGCCAGCCCACGACGGCCAACAACACGATCAACGCCCCCAGGCCCACGAACATGAGGGCAATGCCCCGTCCTGGCCCGACCCCGAACACCGGCCCCAGGCTCCCCGCCAGTCCTCCTCCCGGAGACATGAGCGGCTCGAGCACCTTGTCGACCAGGGGCCCCGCGATGACAAACGAGACGACCGAGGCGGCCCGGCCCACCATGCCATCCAGCGCGAAGACGCGCCCCTGCACCTCGGGCACCACCTTGCGCTGGAGGATGACCTGCTTGCACCCGAGAATGACCGGGACACACAAGAAGGTGCCAAAGCAGGCGATGGAGGTCAGCATGCCCACGGGAATCACCCCGAATCCGGCCAGGCTGATCCCGAACAGGGCGGTGAAGGCGAAGACGCCGTACACCTTTCGCGCGGGCCCGCCCCAGCCGCCCATGAGAATGCTCCCCACCACCATTCCCACGCCGCCAATGGACCGGACGCTTCCCAGAACCGCGGCGGTGCTGGCCGACAGCACCAGGGGCGAGAGCGCGACCTGGGCCATTCCCGCCGTCAGGTTGAGCGTGAAGCTGAAGATCATGAGCCCCAGCAACCCGGCCCGGCTGCGGATGTAGTTCCAACCCCCGAGCAGCTCGCTCTGCCAGGTGTCCCCCGCGGACCGCTGCTGCGGAACGTGCTTCGCGAACCGAACGAAGAGCAAGGTGGCCACGGCGATGAAGAAGGAGGCGAAATCAATCAAGAGCACCCCTTGCATGCTCAGGACGGACATCAGGAGGCCTGCCGCCAAGGGGGCCACGAGCTGCGTGAGCGCCTGGGAGGCCTGAACCATGCCGCTCGCACGCCCGATGTGCTCCTTGGGCACCATCAGGGTGGTGGCGGCCATCCAGGCAGGGGTGCGAAACGTATCCGCGGCGGAGTTGATCACCACGAGGACGACCAGGGTCCACAAGTCGGCCTGCTGGATGAAGAACAGCCACATGGCGCCCAGCGCGCAGAGCAGGCCCACCACGTCGCTCCAGAACATCACCCTCCGGTGAGCGAAGCGATCGGCGACGAGTCCTGCCACCGGCGCAATCAGAAATCCCGGCAGCACGGCCGCCAGGGAGACCAGGGCAAACGCAGAGGTCGAGCCCGTGCTCTCGAAGACCCAGATGCTGAGCGCGAACCCAGCCAGTTGGGAGCCAAACTTCGAAATGAGCTGTCCAAGCCAAACCGTGAGAAAGGCTTTCAAGAGGCCACCTGATTCAGGAGATGTTCCGGAGAGTGATGACGGTGGGCGCTCTCCCTAAAAAGGGGGAGCGCTGGCAACGCCTGGAGCGGTTGATCCGGATCCGCGATCACACACCCCACCAAGGCCTGGAAGTACTCTTCCAATGCCTTGATCGTGGAGGACTCGAAGAGCCGGGTTCTGTAGTTGAACATCCCCACGAAGCCCCGAGGGCCATGGGACATGGAGAGGGACAGATCCAAGGGAGCCCACTCCTTCCTCGAGATGGCCAGAGGAACCGCCACGAGATCCCCAAACCGGAGAGAGGCGGACGCCGAGTGACTCGGGAAGGCGAAGCCAATTTGAACGGGCGAGCGGTTGGAGCCCTGGGAGGACGTGCCCAGCAGCCGGGCCTTCTCCACATAGGGCATGTCCGCATGGTCGAAGGCCTCCAGGAACTCCGTCCGCACCCGTCCAAGGAGCTCCCGGAAGCTGGGGTTGCCGGACACGCCGCAGCGCAGGAGCGTGATGTTGGCAAAAACTCCCAGCATCTTCTCGCACTCGGCCTGGGTGCGGTTGGCCTGCGTGAAGCTGACGAGGAAGTCCTCCTGCTGAGAGCTGCGGGCCAGGAAGGTCTCGAAGACCGCCAGCATGAACAGGAAGGGGGTGAGCCCCTCTTTCACGCAGAACGCACGGACCGTCTCGGAGAGGGACTCGGGGAGCTCGAAGGCGTGGCTGGCCCCCTCGAAGCCCTCGTCTCCCGTGGGCGCACGATCGAAGGGGAGCCGGATCATCTCGGGAGGAGAGGCCAGCTTCCGCGCCCAGTAGGCTCGCAGCCTCTCCAGACCGCCCTCGTGCATCCGCTGCTGCTCCCAGAGCGTGTAGTCGCGGTACTGAAGCGCCACGGGAGGAAGGGGTGAGGGCTTCCCTTCGCGGTAGGCCCCGTAAAGGGCCTCCAGCTCATTCAGGAAGACCGAGGCGGACTCGAAGTCCGTCAGCACGTGATGCATTCCCAGGAACAGCACATGCGCACGCTCCGACAGGCGGAACAGTCCGAAGCGGAGCAACGGCCCCTGGGCCAGATCGAAAGGCTGCCAGAGCACTCCCTCGGTCTGTCTCAGGGCCTCTGCTTCCCGGCGGGCCTCAGGCAGGTGGGTGAGGTCCACCACCGGCAGCTCCACGGGAAGGGTTGGATGGATCCGCTGGACTGGCACCCCGTCAACGAGGGGGAAGGTGGTCCGCAGCGCCTCATGGCGGCGCACCATCTCCTCCAGACTTTGGGTGAGCGCAGCCTCATCCAGATGGCCTTCCAGCCGGAAGATCAGGGGAACGAGGTTGACGGGATCCTCGGGCGGAAGTTTGCCGGGCATCCACGCCAACTGCTGCGCGAATGAGAGGGGCACGGAGTCCACCGGCGGCGACGGCACGATGGGCGGAGGTCTCGACCCCTTCGAACCAGCACGGGAGGCCACGATCTTCTCCACCAACTGGGCCACCGTGGGCTGTTCGAAGATGTCCAGGACGGCAAGTTCCACATCGAAGATGGCCCGGATGCGGGAAATGATCTTCACCGACATCAGCGAATGGCCGCCGAGGTCGAAGAAGTTGTCATGGACTCCCACCTTGTCCACTCCCAACAACTCTCCCCATATCCCCGCCACCAACTCCTCGGTCTGGTTCCTCGGCGCCACCTGCCGCTTCGCCTCCACCTCGCTCTGCCCGGGCGGCGGCAGTGCCTTGTGGTCCACCTTCCCGTTGGCCGTCAGCGGCAACGCCTCCATCACCACGTACGCCGTCGGCACCATGTACTCCGGCAGCCTCTCCCCCACGAACCCCTTCAGCCTCTCCGCCTCCACCTCCTCTCCCTCCTGCCCCACCACGTACGCCACCAACCTCTTGTTCCCCTCCACCTCCTCCCTCACCACCACCACTCCCTCCCTCACCGCGTGGTGCTTGCTCAGCACCGCTTCGATCTCTCCCAGTTCGATCCGGTGCCCCCTCACCTTCACCTGCCCGTCCGCCCTCCCTACGAACTCCAGGTTCCCGTCCGCCCGGTACCTCACCCGGTCCCCCGTCCGGTACAGCCTCTCTCCTGCCTGCTCGCTGAACGGATCCGGGATGAAGCTGCTCGCCGTCAGCTCCGCTCGGCCCAGGTAGCCCCGCCCCACCCCCTCTCCTCCGATGTACAGCTCTCCCGTCACCCCCACCGGCACCGGCTCCAGGCTCGCGCTCAACACGTACAGCCTCGTGTTCGGGTACGGCTTGCCGAACGGCGGCTTGCCCTGGCCCGCCTCGCACCTCTTGCTCGCCGTGGTGATGCTCGCCTCGGTCGGCCCGTACTGCTGGATGAACCGCCGACCCGGCGCCCACCGGTCCACCAACTCCGCTGGGCACGCCTCTCCTCCCACCACCAGCGTCCTCAGCGGACTGTCCTTCTCGTACGGCAGCGCCGACAGCACCGGCGTCGCCACCACAAGGTGCGTGATTCCCTGCTCTCGGATGAAACGCCCCATCTCCGGCCCCGGCATCAACGCCTCCGCCGGCGCGAACACCAACGTCCCTCCGCTCAGCAGCGGCAGCATCATCTCCTGCACCGCCGCATCGAACCCAATCGACGCGAACGGCATCAGCTTCTGCCCGGGCCCCATCTCGCATTCTCGCTGCGAGCCTCTCAGCGTGTTGAGCACGCTCCGGTGCTCGATGAGCACTCCCTTCGGCTTTCCCGTCGAACCGGACGTGTAGATGACGTACGCCAGGTTACCCGGCGACACCTCCACGCTCGGCGCCTGCTCCGGCTGCCTCCTCATCTGCTCCCACTCCACGTCCAGCAGCACCCGCTGCTCTCCGTAGGAGGGCACCTCGTACCCAAGGCGCTCTTGCGTCACCAACACCGGCGAGCCCGTGTCGCTCAGCATGTACCCCAATCGCTCCATCGGGTGCCCGGGGTCCAGCGGCAGGTACGCTCCTCCCGCCTTCAGGATTCCCAGCAACCCCACCACCAACTCCACCCCCTTCTCCATGCACAGCCCTACCACCACGTCCGGCCCCACTCCCCTCTGCCTCAGGTAGTGCGCCAACTGGTTCGCGTACTTCTCCAACTGGCCGTACGTCACCTCCGTCCCCTCGGACGACACCGCCACCGCTTCCGGCGTCCTCCTCGCCTGCTCCGCGAACACCTCGTGCAGGC
This genomic window from Stigmatella ashevillena contains:
- a CDS encoding MFS transporter codes for the protein MLSVAFRRHVLRSFAALASAVPLFRPGSSLPGSSAPLLGAPPPEAHAVSAPPRRVLRQTLKASVAEGMVTEVFTACAGATALTAWAIALKLGPFLVGVMTALPFFAQFIQFPAAWLTSTFGHRRVALTAVFMSRVVMLPLCAVPWLPLELAGQQRLLIGIAAASTVLGVVGNNAWVAWMGELVPSSIRGRYFGQRTALCTLSGTLASLTAGLLLDRLRGAEGPGIALPLLAGFACIVGFITTYIMSRQHDPSPGGTPFRLDLRATLMPWKDARARRVLLYQVTWNAAVGLAAPYFAFHMIQNLQMTFVIMALHAAAVAGVRVLTAPLWGKLIDRVGAQPVVMACSLGISAIPLLWLFPAAGTLWPLAFDALLAGGLWSGHGLAVFALPLAVAPRKGRPFYLAAFATTGGLAYAAASTMGGALASALPTTFTLGSHAWVNFHVLFVLSALARFGAVFFAARIIEPDARSVNSLGALFGMLKLRPRTLPSLSGRL
- a CDS encoding FUSC family protein, with product MRAFRLSHGWDCFVTSDPDLSRLKMGLRALLGMGLTLGALTVLGPLVHQPTSLGMVGMMVGMMTSVSVQDPLPRQERITLLCVPGIAAAAVCLGAISASNLVVSSLLFLGVTFLAVSARRFGPRGTALGTIAFMTFFFALFVHASAAQLPWMLASVGVGSAVAYGIRTWLVPERSLASLRRTLHVYRRSISLLLAELAQVLASPEGRRREKRIRRAFRRVNEGAMEVEQHLERVPPEHLAPGLSKEEIREHLLALELAAERLASTVYQGLSQNGLTPSERQTLQAHVVRLGRESRGLHSPPQGSPLPSVAHQDPSTTAVKIEGALNKLREVMARPFMQHSGTPRSLATDVAVPSQEEAAPEPKRLHASTRQAIQATVAGGLAMVAGHALSSTRWYWAVVASFVVFNRASTRGDILLRAWHRALGTVVGVMAGLILATVVSGHRDIEIALLFVCAFLGFYLLRVSYAWMVFWFTTLLVVLYSLTGRYSPDLLYLRLWETLAGAGIGALVAVVLLPSRTRVRVWQTSADVLRSVASSLDGVAAPPSPTNSRLIVERVRKIDTQLREVRESARPLIDRMFFVGQDTRRLVHALASIAFFVRHLEPLGASSPAEEDALRSTAADLAEKARLLASMLEEGDSALSPEPGGAPLRRLEDKPPAHSGHARIQPPLSLWLERIDAALMELHDLVRGLHGQRGSPTAQATSLPSR
- a CDS encoding amidase; translation: MNAQGFDEATIESVHEGYRTGALTCSRLVEFYLHRVKRLDLRTDGRPPLNSIVSIAPDVRERAASCDREMAAGGVSKPLQGIPVWVKDNIAVAGLASSAGLLDFADAVAHEDAALVSSLRRAGAVIMGTTAMTGLGMGTDGWGSRFGRAGNVYDTREDPGGSSNGPAIAISANFGMVAVGVDDCCSIIMPAALNGAVGLRPSVGLVPREGVVLATVDTSPGPITRTIEDLGRVLEVMAVPGSGRESVSGRVPGRKVGVLVRAGNEDFKVPEGMRAPFEQALRDLEALGATVVPGVHLKGVRMLRLSPIAYHNAMVLHLKARSAPPNSMRELFKLGLLAPGALRDIGRAPVAALWPNVRLPDVFASWYRRIIRENQQALAREMDQQGLDALVFLSLPPHSTLSTVTQAPQLTVPAGTFLNPGTGAQLPVGLSFLGRQWDEATLLGIARAYESWTRHRRPPELRDESGSEEPLDIAQFSAVKLAVAHRVRDTMRLRGPKDAPLSVEEFTAAVDGVKKELGYRY
- a CDS encoding MFS transporter — protein: MKAFLTVWLGQLISKFGSQLAGFALSIWVFESTGSTSAFALVSLAAVLPGFLIAPVAGLVADRFAHRRVMFWSDVVGLLCALGAMWLFFIQQADLWTLVVLVVINSAADTFRTPAWMAATTLMVPKEHIGRASGMVQASQALTQLVAPLAAGLLMSVLSMQGVLLIDFASFFIAVATLLFVRFAKHVPQQRSAGDTWQSELLGGWNYIRSRAGLLGLMIFSFTLNLTAGMAQVALSPLVLSASTAAVLGSVRSIGGVGMVVGSILMGGWGGPARKVYGVFAFTALFGISLAGFGVIPVGMLTSIACFGTFLCVPVILGCKQVILQRKVVPEVQGRVFALDGMVGRAASVVSFVIAGPLVDKVLEPLMSPGGGLAGSLGPVFGVGPGRGIALMFVGLGALIVLLAVVGWLIPSLRRVEEELPDVIPEPSAALAVVPQAGG